The following is a genomic window from Pseudomonas purpurea.
CGAGGGTTTTTAAGCCCGGACCTGGCAGGGTTGAACCTGAAGGTGGTAGAGGCGCTCCAACCGCCCATCTGCACCTCGACACAATTGCCTATTTACCCGGAGCCTTTATGAAATTTCTTTCACCGCTCGCCCTGCTGACCCTGTGCAGCGTCATGGCTGCACCGCTGATGGCCGCTGAACCTGCCCCGGAGCTCACCGGTTGCGCCGCCAAGCGCCAGTCCATCAGCGCCCAGATCGAACAAGCCAAGGCCCACGGCAACGCCGAACAACAGGCAGGCCTGGAAAAAGCCCTGAGCGAAGTCACCGCCCATTGCACCGACGCCTCCCTGAAGAAAGAACGCGAGAACAACGTTCTGGATGCCAAGCACGAAGTCAGCCGCCGTCAGACCGACCTCGAAAAGGCCATGAAAAAGGGCGATGCCGAGAAGATCAACAAACGCAAAGACAAACTCGCCGAGTCCCGCAAGGAGTTGCAGCAGGCGCTGGACGAGTTGGATAAGTAAGACCGTTACAACCCGACACTCATTGTGGCGAGGGAGCTTGCTCCCGCTGGGCTACGAAGTAGCCCCAAGCCGACCGCCGCGCAGTGTCAGCACTTGCACGACGGCTGACTTTACGACTGCTGCGCAGCCGAGCGGGAGCAAGCTCCCTCGCCACAGCGTTATCAGTTGAATCTGAGAATCAATGATCCCGAAACTGTTTATGGCACGCACTGCACGCGTCTTCGACTTTCTGCACGGCAGGCCCCAGGTTACTGGCCTTGTACGGCTGAACCTGGCTGGCGATCACCAGCTCACCGGTGGCCGCTTCCAGGGTGCGGGCCATTTCCTGAAAGCGTGCCTGCTGCTGCCAGACATCGTCCTTGGCGCTGGTATGGTCTTCTTCACGAATCTGTGGGAAATGCTTCCACGGCTCACGAGACAAGGCATCAAGCTTGACCGCACCTTCGGCAAAACGGGCGCCATCAAACGGGATCCGGCCGCGCAACATGCCGCCCAGGTCTTCGCCGGTCTTGAGCATTTGCTTGAAAATCGCCTTGCGCTGACCCAGCGGCGAGTTTGGATCGACGCCGCCACAGGCGGACAGTGTCAGGCAGGCCAGCAATACAACAGAAAGTCTTTTAAGAGTCATGGTGGCTTCAGGTCACGGGAAACGGCGGCCAGTATCCTCGCGTTATCCGCCAAGACCAATAGCCCTATTAACAATAAGGGTTGCTGGAACGCTGGAAGCGCTCCAACACCCCGCAAAGGAAATACCGCATGAACAGCCGTTTCAAGGCCTGGCGCCCGAGCCTGACCTGGACCCTGCCACTTGTTGCCCTGCTCGCTGGCTGCAACGGGGGCGACAACACACAGCCGCAGCCGCAGACCCATGCCATCGCCACCTATGCCAGCGCGACCTGGGAAAATCTGCCGGCTGTGGCCGACAACGACCTGCTGGCTGGTTTCGGCTCCTGGCGCAGCGCCTGCACCCGACTCAAGGCCGACCCGGTCTGGGGCGCTACCTGCGCGGCAGCCGCCAATGTGCCGCTGAGCGCTGGCGAAGTGCGCGGGTTTCTCAAGGACAATCTTCAGGTCTATGGCCTGCGGTCTTCAGGTGGCAATGCCAATGGCCTGATCACCGGTTACTACGAACCGGTCTACCCCGGCAGCCTCACGCAGACCAAAGCGGCAACCGTGCCGGTGTATGGCGTGCCCGATGACATGATCATCGTCGCGCTGGACAGTATTTACCCGGAGCTCAAGGGCAAACGCCTGCGTGGCCGACTCGAAGGTCGCGTACTCAAACCCTACGACGACGCTGCCACCATCGAAACCAACGGGGTCAAGGCACCGGTGATGGCCTGGTTGACAGACCCGATGGACCTGCAATTTCTGCAAATCCAGGGCTCGGGGCGCATTCAACTGGAAAACGGTCGGCAACTGCGCATTGCTTATGCGGACCAGAACGGTCACCCGTACCGTCCTATTGGCCGCTGGCTGGTGGATCAGGGCGAGTTGAAAAAGGAAGACGTGACCATGGGCGCTATCAGCGCCTGGGCCAAGGCTCACCCGACGCGCATCCCCGAACTGCTGGGCAGCAACCCGAGCTACGTGTTCTTCACCCGTAACCCCGACAGCAACGAAGGCCCGCGCGGCTCGCTCAACGTCCCGCTGACCTCCGGCTACAGCGTGGCCGTAGATCGCAAGGTGATTCCGCTGGGCAGCCTGTTGTGGCTGTCCACCACACGCCCCGACGGCAGCGCACTGGTTCGTCCGGTGGCCGCGCAGGACACGGGCGGCGCAATCACCGGCGAAGTTCGCGCCGACCTGTTCTGGGGCACCGGCGATGCTGCCGGGCAACTGGCGGGTGACATGAAGCAGCAAGGGCAGATCTGGATGCTATGGCCAAAAGGCGCGGCATTGCCGCAACTGCCGCAGGTGGCGGATGCGGTGAAGACTAATCCTTGAGTGGTGTGTTGGCAGTTAGATAGCTATCGCGAGCAAGCTCGCTCCCACATTGATCTTCAGTAGACACAGACTTTGTGTACGACCGAAATCTACTGTGGGAGCGAGCTTGCTCGCGATGAGGTCAGTGACAACACCAGCGATCCACCAGCCAGATTCAGATCGACACAAAAAAGAAACTGGCAACCAGCCCCATGCCGACAAACCACACCAGCGACCGCAACATCGCCCAGTCCGCCAGGTAGCAGATGATGTAAAGCAGGCGACTGGTGATGAACAGCACCGACAGCACGTTGATCGTCACCAACTCGGCATTGCCGGCCAGATGCGCGACGATGACCGCAGCGGCAAACGCCGGGGTCACTTCAAAGCTGTTCATCTGGGCCAAGTGCGCACGCCTGGCAAACCCGTCGAGAGACTCAAGGAAATCTCGCGGATCATGATTATCCCGAAGCCCGAACTTACCCCCGATCTTGGCGGTGGCCGTGCACAGGTACGGCAAGAAGATCGCGATCATTACGCACCACAGGGCAACAGTCATTGCAGATTCCTTATTTAGAGTTCTATGAAAGTTCGCTCAGAACTTCATCACGAGCATGCCAACCAGCACCAGCCCACAGGCTAAGAGCCGTGGCCTGCCGAAAGGTTCTTTCAGATAACGCATGCCGAACAACACCACCAGAATCACGCTGATTTCGCGCAACGCCGCCGCTTCGGCAATCGACCCGATTTGCATGGCCCAGAGCACCAGAGCGTAGCTGAACAACACGCAGAATCCGACGCTCAATCCCAGCCGCCACTGCTCGCGCCAGAACCGCATGAACGCCGGCCGCTTGCGCACCAGTGCCAGCAGCGGGAAGGGCCAGGCACTGAGCAGCGTGACCCAGACCAGGTAATCGATCGGGTGCGACCAGCGTCGCAACGCCTGGCCGTCGATGAAGGTGTAGCAGCCGATGCACAAGCCGATCAGTGCCACCACCGGCAACATCGACCACGGCAAGCGCTCCCCGCCGCCGCCCTGCCAGAGCAGGCACAGCATGCCGAGCGGGATCAACAAAATGCCGAGGATCTGCTGAGTCGTCAGCACTTCACCGGCAAAGATCAGCGTCAATGCCAACACCACCAAGGGAGACAGGCCGCGCATCAGCGGATAGACCAACCCCAGGTCGCCGACACGGTAGGCCTGGATCAACAGGTAACGATAGAGCAACTCGAACGCCGCCGAGGCCAGAATCCATGGCCAGATCTCCAGGGGCGGCAGCTCGACGAAACCCAGCATCAGCACGACAAACAGCATCGCCACGCTGTCCATGCAGGCCACCACCAGCAACCGCTCGGCGCTGAACTTGATCAGCGTATTCCACGCCGCGTGCAACAACGCCGCCACCAACACCAGAACCGTCGCAAGCACGGCACGCTCCTTTTATTGACCCGACCCTCACGTGTAGAAGCACAGCTGTCCGCGATGGAGTTCTTCAGACCGCCATCGCGAGCAAGAGCTGGGTGCCCCTGCGCCTACATAAAGCGGGGTAGAGAATTGATTCGCCCTATGTCAGCAGCTGTTTATACGGCAACCGACCACGCCGCACTCAGTTGCGCACAAACTTATTCCAAAAAAAATCTGCTGCGACCCGATCCTTTGAATTCGGACGTCGGCCTGCGTATGCCTGGAAACAAGCGGCGCCCAACCGCAGCCCTGAAATGACACCGGGCCCTTGAAGGGCCCGGTATGTTTCACAAGTGACAGCGATCCGTCGGTGCCGTCAGTTCAGACAAAAATTCCGCCCCGCGCGGGTGCATCGGACAGGGTCGCCCCTTGCGCCGTCAATGAACTGAACAAGGCATGGCCCTGTAGCAACTTGCCGTACCAGGCGTTCAAGGTCTCAACACCCGCCTGCCCTTCAAGTGCCTCGACCCACAGCACCAGATCACCCGCGACATCAGCCGTCAGCCGTACGGGGGCGAGCGGCGAGAACGGGCTGTTGACCTGCAACAACTGCAGCACCACGCCTTGAAGCAGGGTCTTGGGCAACGCGCCCAGGCGCAAAGCGATCAACCAGCCGTCCGGCATCCGCTCCAGCAGCAGTTCCGGTCCCTCGCCAATGCGCAGGCGACAGGTGTGCTGATCCTCGGACGGTAACGCCAGGTCCCATTGGTCCAGCCAGTTCTTTAAAGTCATGGGGCTTACTCCGTGATTCGCCAGGCCTTGGCCATCTCGATAGTGGTGGAGCTCACCGGCTTGCTCCAGGGTTTGTTACGGGCGCCATAGTTGTCGGCAAGGTCGTCCAGCGCCTGATTGATCTGGGCCGGGGTGGCGGCACGCATCAGGCTGTGCTCGACACGACGCAGCAACGCCACGTTGGAGTCCGGCTGCCCGACACGGTAGAGGGACGGCAGAATCACTTCCTTGCGGATGTTGTCGGCGATCACCGCCACATCGCGCTTGCGCATTTCATCGACCGCCGCCTTCAACACCGGCGACTCCACAGGCGTGTTGCGCAGGGCGCCGAGCAAGCGTTGATGATCGACGTTATCCGTGTTGTTCAGCGTGTTGGTCATCCATGCCTGACGGTCCGGGGTCGACGCCAAAGCATCCAGGCGCGCGAAGGCCGAATTCATGTCGCCCGTCAGCTTCATCTCGTCGGCCGAGACGATGGCCACCGTCAACTCGGACAACGCCTCGGCCGCCGCTCGCCGAAACTGCACCACGTCCGCCGTGCGCACCGGGTCCTGCGCCGCGACGCCGGCCAGCATTTCATCGTCCAGCGCCAGCAGCGCGCCTTCCATCGTCGCAAACGTGTGGGCCTCGCGGGCCTGCAAACGGTTATCGAGGTGGTTGCCGACTTCGTCCTGCAACAATGACTGCAGCTCGTTCTTGACGTTATCGGGCATGGTGAAGTTCAAGGTTCCGCTGAGCATGCCACTGTAATCGCCCGACTCGGTCTTGAGCGGTACCACGACGGTCTGGTCTTCAAACGCGGCGAGCCCCCGCTCTTGCAATGCCGCTTGCGCCCCCAGCGGAGCCCCCACGAGCCATTCCTTCAAATTCAGGGAGCCCGCGCCAGGACCGCGCTCAGCGGCCGCCTCCTCGGGAAACTTGAGAATGAGGTTATCGGCCTGACGCAACGGGCTGCTCGCGAACTGGCGATTGATCATCTCCGGCACCGGGACGTTGAGCATGACGCCGCCATCCTGGAAGAACGTACGCTCGCCCTTTTCCTGGAACGGATGGCTGGTTTCACCCATCTGCTTGAAGACAATCGGGAACGAGCCGGAGATGTGCGCGGCGCGGGCGATGTCCATGTCGGGGGTCAGTTCGGCATTGAACACGACCAACTGCGGACGCCCTTCAAACATCGCCGTGGCGGTGATGTTCAGTTCCTTGATCTGCGGGATCTGCTTGCTGAGCACGGCCAGGTCGCCGAAGGTCACCACCCCGCCCTTCTCCAGTTTTTGCGAAATGGCGCTGACGGCGGGTTGCCGAGCGATCTCGGGATGCGCCGCGATCTGGTTCAGCACAGACTTGCTGGACTCCGTGCGCAGGACTTTCTCCAACGGCGCGGCTTCAGACCCCAGGCGAGGAAGGATGTTGTAGAGCAAGCGAATGATGCTGCCGACCACCCCCAACTTGCCCCCGGTAATCAGGTTGCCGTAGCCGGAAACCGCATGCTGGATTTTCTTCTGGAAGCTGTTGCCGCTGTCGAGCAGGGAAATCAGGTCCATGCCGTCCGACAGACTCTTGAACGAGCCGGCGTTCATGCCGGACGACAACAATGCAGCAGTGATGGCCCCGGCAGAAGAGCCGGAAATGCTCTTGATGCCTTCCAGCGCGCCCTTGTTTTCAAGCGCCGAAATCGCCCCCGGATACGCCGCGCCTTTGGCGCCCCCGCCACTGAGGACCAGGCTGGTCAGGGGTGGCCGGGTCAGTTGCACCTCGGTGACGCCGTTCTCGAAACTGCGCAGTGTGACTTGCCGCTGTCCCGCCCCTTCGGCGATCAGTTGCGACGCGCCTTCGGGCTGCGGTTTCACTAGGCTTGCACGGCCGATGTCCGGCAGTTGCGCGCTGACCGCAATGCCGATCGTGCTCTTGAGCGCCGCCGTCAAACCCTGACCCACAGGGTCCGTGGACAACGTGCCCTTGGCCGGTTGTTGATCCTTCGGCGGGGTGATTTCCTGCGGCTGGCTGGCACCGGCAAGCGGGTTGACTGACGACTGAATGTGCATAAAAGGCTCCTGTAGAACGTAGGTTCTTTCCTGGAGCAAATACTAAGGGAATCGGTTTTTTGGCTTTTCCAGTATCGGGCGCATTTTTATCAATTTAGAACTTCAAGCGATTGCTCCTCGATTGCGCTGCCAATCAATGGCGCAGAAGCTCGGCCGCCCTGCATCCACGTTTGCTTCAAGGCCGCTTCCAGGGCACCCAGCTGGCCGTCGACACTCGCGTCGATGATGCCGATCTCGGTTTCCAGGATGCAGCCGCCCTGGTCCAGCCGCGCGTCGGCGATAACCTCGACATAGCCCACCTCCGGGAAGTCCTTGAGCACCCTGGAAATCTGCTCGCGCACCTCAAGCACCTGATCCGGCTGCACGTGCAGGATCACCTGCTTCTGGTTGCTGACCAACGACAGCGCCTGTTGCGTCACCTGTAACGTCAGCTCGATGTTGTCGTAGTGCTGGAGGATTTTGCGCACCGCTTGCAGCACCACGTCGCCCATCTGCTGCTCGACCTCGCGGTAGTACTGATGACACTGCAACAGCGTCTCCTGAATCAACGTGGCCTGACGCTTGCGCGCCTCTTCGATGCCGGCCTGCCAGCCCAGCGCCTTCTGTTGCTCGTAGACGTCGTGGGCCGCCTGCTCGATTTCTTCGGCACGCTTGCGGGCCACTTCGACCAGTTCTCCCGCTGTCAGATAGTCCTGATAATCGGCACTGCGCAGCAGGACCTGATCCGGTGCCAGTCGGACTTCAGAGGCTTTTATTTCAATAAATGGAAGCATTGCGGGCTCACTTGTCGGGCGATTTTCAGGCACAACGCCTGGGCCAATGGGCGCTGGCTGCTGCTCACCGTCCACTGCACCGGAGGCTCGGATAGCCGGGATTCGGAATGCGTCAGGCGCAAGGCGAGGCGGCGGGCAAACCCTGGCGGCACGTCACCGCAGGCCAGCAGCCAGAACGCCAGTGCGCGTTGGCGCAAGCAGTCACCGAGCTCACCTTCAGGCAACGGTTGCTGCCAGCCGTCCGGCCAGGCGCCGATGATCAGCTCCAGTTGTTCCAGGCAGTAACGATGCCCGGCCTCGCCAATCGCGGCGTGAACCCGTCGCAGGTTTGTTGCGTCCAGCACCTGGCGAATGGCGTGGCCATGCAGCAGCGCGCCCAGATAACCGAGTGTCTTCTCCAGCGCGGCCTGCTCAAAGAACGCCAGGCCACCGAGTGTCGGTGGCAACTCATACTCGATGTCCAGCTTGCACTCAGCCAACAACCAGGCATTGATCCCGCTGTGCCGACGCCAATGGCCAAGCGTGTCGGCCAGCCCCGTCAGCGAGGGCGGGACGTGCGTGGGGTGAATGTAACGGGCCGGGCAAAACCTCAATTGGTACGGCGTCAGCAACAACGTCATCACGAAAGCCTGCTGCGCTGCCACAAGTACTGGCCGAGGTTGCTGACCAACAGCAGCGCGATCAGCAACCCGAACAACCCCAGCAACCGACTGCGGGATTCTTCTGTCACCTGAATCGAGAACACCGTGTCATAACGCGGGGCGAGCGGGACCTGCCGGACATCGGCCGAAGGCACCAGCACCACGCTGATACGGTCGTAACTCAGGCCTTCGATGCCGTTGTTCACCAGTTGCTTGATTTGCGGAATGTAAGCGTCGAGCTGGATGTCCGCCGCGTGCTTGATAAACACCGACGCCGAGGCTGGCGAAGACTTCTTGCCCAGACCGTCGCGGTCTTCGGGCAACACCACATGCACCCGGGCCACCAGTACGCCGTCGATTTCCGACAGGGTCCGGGAGATTTCCTGAGCCTTGGCGTAATTGAGCCTGGCTCGCTCCTCGACCGGCGAAGAGATCAACCCCTCCTTGGGGAACACATCCTTGAGCGTGGAAAAGCTCTCGCGCGGGTAGCCCTTGCGCTTGAGCGCATCAATGGCCTCGGCGATATCGGACTCCTCGACCAGCAACTTGATCTTGCCGTCCTTGTCGGGTTGCTTGGCCGCCCAGATCCCTTCGGTGCGCAGCAACGCGAGCATTTCGTTGCCTTCTTTCTGGCTGATGCCGGCATAGAGTTCGACCTTGCAACCGGCGAGCAGCAACACGGTCAACAACATCAGGATTCGATTGAGTCTCTTCACGCAACACCTTATTGGGTTTTCATCAGCGTTTCGACGTTCTGACTCATGCGCCCGACCGTCTTGGCTATCAGTTCCTCCTGCATGCTGATGCGCATCAACGACCACTGCATCTGCATCAGGCTGCCGGGGTCATCGCCGGGGGTCGAAAGCTCGACCTCAAGGTCATGCTTGGCCTGGGAAAAACGTTCTTTGATCTGTCCGAGTTCATTGAGCAGGTTGCCCCCCAGGCTCTCGGCGCCCTTGCCCATCGCCTGTTCGAAATCGGCGATTTGCCCGGCACTGGCCTGGGGTGCCTTGAGCTCATCGAGACTGGTGACAGCGGCCTGACTTATCTGACTAACGTCCATCACGACTCCAAATCGGGTGAGTGGGTGAAGCGCATCAAGTTTTCGATCATTGCGTTCGTGGGGATCAGGATCTGCAACTCGCGGCGCACGATGGTCGCCAGGTAATCACTGCCCTCAACCCCCTTGATCTCGCCCAGCACGTTGAGCAACAGCGTTTCCTGCTGCTTGCCAAACGGTGCCTGTTCCCTGAGCAGATCCTTGAGCGCCAGACGATCCTGCTCAAGCCCCAGCTGTTGTTCCGGGAAACGCACCAGCAAACGGTCCGACAAGCCTTGCATCAGCCAGTTGCGCAGCTCATCACGACGCCCCTCGGCCGAGGCCGGCAGGTCCTGGCGATACCATTTCCAGACGGTTTCGCGCTGTTGCCGAGGGTCCATGCCCGCCAGGGCCGTCGTCAGGTCCGCACCTTGCAACCAGAGCTGCAAGGGTGCGTCGGCGGGTGCCGATTTGGACGACACCGGTGGGCTTTTCATCGCCGCCTCGAAGGCGTGCGCCTGACCGGGCTCGACCGGCGCCACGGGCTGTGTGTCCAGCCCATGGCGTGGCGGCAGCTGCGAAGGCGACGAGTCGATCCGGTTCATGGCCCCTCCGGGTCACGCATGCCGAGGGCGAACTGCACCAGCCGAGGGTCCTCGCTCGCCGCCAGCTCGGCCAGGCGCCGGTCCAGCGCCGTGCCCAACCCCAGCCGCCACTCACACAACGCCAGCCACGGCGCAAGTGCCGGCCAGGGTTTACCTTCGCCCAGCGCCAGTGCCTGTTGATAGTGCCCCTGGTTCATCAGGCTGGAGAGACGGATCAGGCACGCGGCTTCCTCCTGCCCCTCGACCTGTTCCAGCCAGTTTGCAATCTGCTGGGCTTCTTCGTGGCAGTGATGGCCGCTACCGGCCAGGGCTAGTTCTGCCATCAGCCCTTTCAATGAACTGTCCATCATCAGATTTTCTGCAGGATGCCCTGCATCAGGTCTCTCATCGAACGGGTGACAGTCGAGTTGATGTTGTAGATCACCGACCACTTGTTGAGCTTGTGTTGCAGTTCGGCCAACAGCGCCGGGTTGTCCGCGGAGTCCTTGAGGGCCGCGATGGCGTCGCCGACTTCCTTGTTGGCGTTGTTGGCCTGCTCCTTGAGGTTTTCCGCGACTTTGTCGAGGGTG
Proteins encoded in this region:
- the sctJ gene encoding type III secretion system inner membrane ring lipoprotein SctJ, producing the protein MRCCVKRLNRILMLLTVLLLAGCKVELYAGISQKEGNEMLALLRTEGIWAAKQPDKDGKIKLLVEESDIAEAIDALKRKGYPRESFSTLKDVFPKEGLISSPVEERARLNYAKAQEISRTLSEIDGVLVARVHVVLPEDRDGLGKKSSPASASVFIKHAADIQLDAYIPQIKQLVNNGIEGLSYDRISVVLVPSADVRQVPLAPRYDTVFSIQVTEESRSRLLGLFGLLIALLLVSNLGQYLWQRSRLS
- the sctI gene encoding type III secretion system inner rod subunit SctI, whose protein sequence is MDVSQISQAAVTSLDELKAPQASAGQIADFEQAMGKGAESLGGNLLNELGQIKERFSQAKHDLEVELSTPGDDPGSLMQMQWSLMRISMQEELIAKTVGRMSQNVETLMKTQ
- a CDS encoding YopR family T3SS polymerization control protein, coding for MNRIDSSPSQLPPRHGLDTQPVAPVEPGQAHAFEAAMKSPPVSSKSAPADAPLQLWLQGADLTTALAGMDPRQQRETVWKWYRQDLPASAEGRRDELRNWLMQGLSDRLLVRFPEQQLGLEQDRLALKDLLREQAPFGKQQETLLLNVLGEIKGVEGSDYLATIVRRELQILIPTNAMIENLMRFTHSPDLES
- a CDS encoding murein transglycosylase A; translated protein: MNSRFKAWRPSLTWTLPLVALLAGCNGGDNTQPQPQTHAIATYASATWENLPAVADNDLLAGFGSWRSACTRLKADPVWGATCAAAANVPLSAGEVRGFLKDNLQVYGLRSSGGNANGLITGYYEPVYPGSLTQTKAATVPVYGVPDDMIIVALDSIYPELKGKRLRGRLEGRVLKPYDDAATIETNGVKAPVMAWLTDPMDLQFLQIQGSGRIQLENGRQLRIAYADQNGHPYRPIGRWLVDQGELKKEDVTMGAISAWAKAHPTRIPELLGSNPSYVFFTRNPDSNEGPRGSLNVPLTSGYSVAVDRKVIPLGSLLWLSTTRPDGSALVRPVAAQDTGGAITGEVRADLFWGTGDAAGQLAGDMKQQGQIWMLWPKGAALPQLPQVADAVKTNP
- a CDS encoding YscG family type III secretion system chaperone, with protein sequence MMDSSLKGLMAELALAGSGHHCHEEAQQIANWLEQVEGQEEAACLIRLSSLMNQGHYQQALALGEGKPWPALAPWLALCEWRLGLGTALDRRLAELAASEDPRLVQFALGMRDPEGP
- a CDS encoding cytochrome c — encoded protein: MTLKRLSVVLLACLTLSACGGVDPNSPLGQRKAIFKQMLKTGEDLGGMLRGRIPFDGARFAEGAVKLDALSREPWKHFPQIREEDHTSAKDDVWQQQARFQEMARTLEAATGELVIASQVQPYKASNLGPAVQKVEDACSACHKQFRDH
- the sctF gene encoding type III secretion system needle filament subunit SctF, which produces MASIFTNDSSVNTLDKVAENLKEQANNANKEVGDAIAALKDSADNPALLAELQHKLNKWSVIYNINSTVTRSMRDLMQGILQKI
- a CDS encoding MAPEG family protein; protein product: MTVALWCVMIAIFLPYLCTATAKIGGKFGLRDNHDPRDFLESLDGFARRAHLAQMNSFEVTPAFAAAVIVAHLAGNAELVTINVLSVLFITSRLLYIICYLADWAMLRSLVWFVGMGLVASFFFVSI
- a CDS encoding DUF1090 domain-containing protein: MKFLSPLALLTLCSVMAAPLMAAEPAPELTGCAAKRQSISAQIEQAKAHGNAEQQAGLEKALSEVTAHCTDASLKKERENNVLDAKHEVSRRQTDLEKAMKKGDAEKINKRKDKLAESRKELQQALDELDK
- a CDS encoding HrpE/YscL family type III secretion apparatus protein encodes the protein MLPFIEIKASEVRLAPDQVLLRSADYQDYLTAGELVEVARKRAEEIEQAAHDVYEQQKALGWQAGIEEARKRQATLIQETLLQCHQYYREVEQQMGDVVLQAVRKILQHYDNIELTLQVTQQALSLVSNQKQVILHVQPDQVLEVREQISRVLKDFPEVGYVEVIADARLDQGGCILETEIGIIDASVDGQLGALEAALKQTWMQGGRASAPLIGSAIEEQSLEVLN
- a CDS encoding EamA family transporter; the protein is MLATVLVLVAALLHAAWNTLIKFSAERLLVVACMDSVAMLFVVLMLGFVELPPLEIWPWILASAAFELLYRYLLIQAYRVGDLGLVYPLMRGLSPLVVLALTLIFAGEVLTTQQILGILLIPLGMLCLLWQGGGGERLPWSMLPVVALIGLCIGCYTFIDGQALRRWSHPIDYLVWVTLLSAWPFPLLALVRKRPAFMRFWREQWRLGLSVGFCVLFSYALVLWAMQIGSIAEAAALREISVILVVLFGMRYLKEPFGRPRLLACGLVLVGMLVMKF
- a CDS encoding CesT family type III secretion system chaperone is translated as MTLKNWLDQWDLALPSEDQHTCRLRIGEGPELLLERMPDGWLIALRLGALPKTLLQGVVLQLLQVNSPFSPLAPVRLTADVAGDLVLWVEALEGQAGVETLNAWYGKLLQGHALFSSLTAQGATLSDAPARGGIFV
- a CDS encoding patatin-like phospholipase family protein, whose product is MHIQSSVNPLAGASQPQEITPPKDQQPAKGTLSTDPVGQGLTAALKSTIGIAVSAQLPDIGRASLVKPQPEGASQLIAEGAGQRQVTLRSFENGVTEVQLTRPPLTSLVLSGGGAKGAAYPGAISALENKGALEGIKSISGSSAGAITAALLSSGMNAGSFKSLSDGMDLISLLDSGNSFQKKIQHAVSGYGNLITGGKLGVVGSIIRLLYNILPRLGSEAAPLEKVLRTESSKSVLNQIAAHPEIARQPAVSAISQKLEKGGVVTFGDLAVLSKQIPQIKELNITATAMFEGRPQLVVFNAELTPDMDIARAAHISGSFPIVFKQMGETSHPFQEKGERTFFQDGGVMLNVPVPEMINRQFASSPLRQADNLILKFPEEAAAERGPGAGSLNLKEWLVGAPLGAQAALQERGLAAFEDQTVVVPLKTESGDYSGMLSGTLNFTMPDNVKNELQSLLQDEVGNHLDNRLQAREAHTFATMEGALLALDDEMLAGVAAQDPVRTADVVQFRRAAAEALSELTVAIVSADEMKLTGDMNSAFARLDALASTPDRQAWMTNTLNNTDNVDHQRLLGALRNTPVESPVLKAAVDEMRKRDVAVIADNIRKEVILPSLYRVGQPDSNVALLRRVEHSLMRAATPAQINQALDDLADNYGARNKPWSKPVSSTTIEMAKAWRITE
- a CDS encoding Yop proteins translocation protein K, which codes for MTLLLTPYQLRFCPARYIHPTHVPPSLTGLADTLGHWRRHSGINAWLLAECKLDIEYELPPTLGGLAFFEQAALEKTLGYLGALLHGHAIRQVLDATNLRRVHAAIGEAGHRYCLEQLELIIGAWPDGWQQPLPEGELGDCLRQRALAFWLLACGDVPPGFARRLALRLTHSESRLSEPPVQWTVSSSQRPLAQALCLKIARQVSPQCFHLLK